One window from the genome of Pseudomonas sp. L5B5 encodes:
- a CDS encoding DUF4426 domain-containing protein — protein sequence MGRLVAFLLSACLSLSALAADPIKGERQEVFGDITVHYNTFNSTYLQPDIARAAELIRSKNQGVINVSLIKDGKPLVGQVSGTVKDLTSKSFPLKFRQITEQGAIYYIAQFPVEQQENRTFTINVQTGGDTNSFSFNQELFPGE from the coding sequence ATGGGACGTCTGGTTGCATTTCTACTGTCTGCCTGCCTGAGCCTCTCGGCGCTGGCGGCAGACCCGATCAAGGGCGAACGCCAGGAAGTGTTCGGCGACATCACCGTGCACTACAACACCTTCAACTCCACCTACCTGCAACCGGACATCGCCAGGGCGGCAGAGCTGATTCGCAGCAAGAACCAGGGCGTGATCAACGTTTCGCTGATCAAGGACGGCAAACCGTTGGTCGGCCAGGTCAGCGGTACGGTCAAGGACCTGACCAGCAAGAGCTTCCCGCTGAAGTTCCGCCAGATCACCGAACAGGGCGCGATCTACTACATCGCCCAGTTCCCGGTGGAGCAACAGGAAAACCGTACCTTCACCATCAATGTGCAGACTGGCGGTGATACCAACAGCTTCAGCTTCAACCAAGAGCTATTCCCGGGCGAATGA
- a CDS encoding DUF423 domain-containing protein encodes MLRGFLMLAAFFGFTGVALGAFAAHGLKSRLSAEYLAIFHTGVTYQLVHCLALFGVALLATQVPGRLVTWAGVAFTLGILLFSGSLYLLTLTGVGKLGIITPLGGAAFLAGWLLLGLAAWRLQAAA; translated from the coding sequence ATGTTGCGTGGCTTCCTGATGCTGGCTGCCTTCTTCGGTTTCACCGGAGTAGCCCTTGGCGCTTTCGCCGCCCACGGCCTGAAAAGCCGCCTCAGCGCCGAGTACCTGGCCATCTTCCATACCGGGGTCACGTACCAGTTGGTGCACTGCCTGGCCCTGTTCGGCGTGGCGCTGCTGGCCACCCAGGTTCCGGGACGGCTGGTGACCTGGGCGGGCGTGGCTTTCACCCTGGGCATCCTGCTGTTCTCCGGCAGCCTGTACCTGTTGACCCTGACCGGCGTTGGCAAGCTGGGCATCATCACGCCCCTGGGTGGCGCGGCGTTCCTCGCCGGCTGGCTGCTGCTGGGGCTTGCCGCCTGGCGCCTGCAAGCGGCCGCCTGA
- the mtgA gene encoding monofunctional biosynthetic peptidoglycan transglycosylase, with translation MLRYLFRRLVKALKWFVIGSVALVLLLRFVPPPGTALMVERKIESWVDGDPIDLQRTWTPWDEISDNLKVAVIASEDQKFPEHWGFDFDAIQAALAYNERGGKIRGASTLSQQVSKNLFLWSGRSYLRKGLEAWFTALIEVLWPKQRILEVYLNSAEWDEGVFGAEAAARHHFGVSAANLSRQQASLLAAVLPNPRVWSAARPSTYVLQRAGWIRRQMSQLGGADYLKRLNESRQAPWAE, from the coding sequence ATGCTGCGTTATCTGTTTCGTCGTCTGGTAAAAGCCTTGAAGTGGTTCGTCATCGGCAGTGTCGCGCTGGTGCTGCTGTTGCGTTTCGTACCTCCGCCCGGCACGGCCCTGATGGTCGAGCGCAAGATCGAATCCTGGGTCGACGGCGACCCCATCGACCTGCAGCGTACCTGGACACCCTGGGACGAAATCTCCGACAACCTCAAGGTCGCGGTAATCGCCAGTGAAGACCAGAAATTCCCCGAGCACTGGGGATTCGACTTCGATGCCATCCAGGCAGCCCTGGCCTACAACGAACGAGGCGGCAAGATCCGCGGCGCCAGCACCCTGAGCCAGCAGGTATCGAAGAACCTGTTCCTGTGGTCCGGTCGCAGCTATCTGCGCAAGGGCCTGGAAGCCTGGTTCACTGCGTTGATCGAAGTGCTGTGGCCAAAGCAGAGGATTCTTGAGGTCTATCTCAACAGCGCGGAATGGGATGAAGGCGTGTTCGGCGCCGAAGCTGCCGCGCGTCATCACTTCGGGGTCAGCGCCGCCAATCTGTCGCGCCAGCAGGCCAGCCTGTTGGCCGCCGTCCTGCCCAACCCCAGGGTCTGGAGTGCCGCACGCCCCAGCACCTATGTCCTACAGCGCGCGGGCTGGATTCGACGGCAGATGAGCCAATTGGGCGGGGCCGACTACCTCAAGCGCCTGAACGAATCACGCCAGGCGCCCTGGGCCGAGTAA
- the thiS gene encoding sulfur carrier protein ThiS, with product MRIQLNGESFELPDGSTVAALLTHLELTGRRIAVELNLDIVPRSQHAQTSLNEGDQVEVVHAIGGG from the coding sequence ATGCGCATTCAGTTGAACGGTGAATCCTTCGAATTGCCCGATGGCTCGACTGTCGCGGCCCTGCTGACGCACCTTGAACTGACCGGGCGGCGGATAGCAGTGGAACTCAACCTGGATATCGTTCCGCGCAGCCAGCATGCCCAAACTTCCCTGAACGAAGGCGATCAGGTGGAAGTGGTCCACGCCATCGGCGGCGGCTAG
- a CDS encoding DUF3392 domain-containing protein: protein MDLVLDLLATVSRWSRSNLSEISLALVGCLLVLFGADIKGWVEQRLGGIAGALRVPLMALLCMIGSGLALIYATPWIVRGLSQFNNYSLAPVLLVVLVLIGVVADRR, encoded by the coding sequence ATGGATCTGGTACTCGATCTGCTTGCCACCGTGTCCCGCTGGAGTCGCAGCAACCTTTCGGAAATCTCCCTGGCACTGGTGGGCTGCCTGCTGGTGCTGTTCGGCGCCGACATCAAGGGCTGGGTCGAACAACGCCTGGGCGGTATCGCCGGCGCCCTGCGCGTCCCCCTGATGGCCCTGCTGTGCATGATCGGCAGCGGCCTGGCGCTGATCTATGCCACGCCATGGATCGTGCGGGGCCTGAGCCAGTTCAACAACTACAGCCTGGCGCCGGTGCTGCTGGTGGTACTGGTGCTGATCGGCGTGGTCGCGGACCGACGCTGA
- the hemW gene encoding radical SAM family heme chaperone HemW, whose translation MSHEPSASPLILGGAHTPRTALPQLPPLALYIHIPWCVRKCPYCDFNSHAASPTLPEEEYIDALLADLDQDLPAAHGRELSSIFFGGGTPSLFSAAALGRLLAGVQQRIPFASDIEITLEANPGTFEQEKFTAYRALGINRLSIGIQSFQEQKLQALGRIHSGAEAVRAADMARQAGFDNFNLDLMHGLPDQSLDDALGDLRQAIAMGPTHLSWYQLTLEPNTVFWNQPPTLPEDDILWDIQEAGQALLAEHGYAQYEVSAYAQPGRAARHNLNYWSFGDFIGIGAGAHGKLSHPDGRILRTWKTRLPKDYLNPAKPFKAGEKALGNEELPFEFLMNALRLTDGVDAVLFAQRTGLDLASLAEGRRQAEQSGLLQVEPSRLAATARGQLFLNDLLQYFLI comes from the coding sequence ATGAGTCATGAGCCCTCCGCGTCGCCGCTGATTCTCGGCGGCGCGCATACGCCCCGGACGGCGCTCCCCCAGTTGCCGCCCCTGGCGCTGTACATCCACATCCCGTGGTGTGTACGCAAATGCCCGTATTGCGACTTCAACTCCCACGCCGCCAGCCCGACGCTGCCGGAAGAGGAGTACATCGACGCCTTGCTGGCCGATCTCGACCAGGACCTGCCCGCGGCCCATGGCCGGGAATTGAGCTCGATCTTCTTCGGTGGCGGCACCCCGAGCCTGTTCAGCGCCGCAGCCCTGGGCCGATTGCTGGCCGGCGTGCAGCAGCGGATCCCGTTCGCCAGCGACATCGAGATCACCCTGGAAGCCAATCCGGGGACCTTCGAGCAGGAAAAGTTCACGGCCTACCGCGCCCTGGGGATCAATCGCCTGTCCATCGGCATCCAGAGCTTCCAGGAACAGAAGCTTCAGGCCCTGGGCCGCATCCACAGCGGCGCCGAAGCCGTGCGGGCCGCCGACATGGCGCGCCAGGCAGGATTCGACAACTTCAACCTGGACCTGATGCACGGCCTGCCTGACCAGTCCCTGGACGATGCCCTGGGCGACCTGCGCCAGGCCATCGCCATGGGCCCGACCCACCTGTCCTGGTACCAGCTGACCCTGGAACCCAACACAGTGTTCTGGAATCAACCGCCGACGCTGCCCGAAGACGACATCCTGTGGGATATCCAGGAGGCCGGCCAGGCGCTGCTGGCGGAGCACGGTTATGCCCAGTACGAAGTCTCGGCCTACGCCCAACCCGGTCGTGCGGCGCGGCATAACCTGAACTACTGGAGCTTTGGCGACTTCATCGGTATCGGTGCTGGGGCCCATGGCAAGCTCAGCCATCCGGACGGGCGCATCCTGCGCACCTGGAAGACCCGCTTGCCCAAGGACTACCTGAACCCGGCCAAACCGTTCAAGGCCGGCGAGAAGGCCCTGGGCAACGAAGAGCTGCCGTTCGAGTTCCTGATGAACGCTCTGCGCCTGACCGATGGCGTGGATGCCGTGCTGTTCGCCCAGCGCACCGGCCTGGACCTGGCCAGCCTTGCCGAAGGCCGGCGCCAGGCCGAACAAAGCGGCTTGTTGCAGGTCGAACCGTCACGCCTGGCGGCCACCGCCCGCGGGCAACTGTTCCTCAATGACCTGCTGCAATACTTTCTGATCTAA
- the rdgB gene encoding RdgB/HAM1 family non-canonical purine NTP pyrophosphatase, whose translation MMNLTQLVLASHNAGKLKELQAMLGASVQLRSIGEFSRVEPEETGLSFVENAILKARNAARISGLPALADDSGLAVDFLGGAPGIYSARYADGQGDAANNAKLLEALKDVPQAERGAQFVCVLALVRHADDPLPILCEGQWHGRILTAASGEHGFGYDPLFWVPERNCSSAELGPEEKNQLSHRARAMAILRQRLGLK comes from the coding sequence ATGATGAATCTCACGCAACTCGTATTGGCCAGCCACAACGCCGGCAAACTCAAAGAACTCCAGGCCATGCTCGGCGCCTCGGTGCAACTGCGCTCGATCGGCGAATTCAGCAGAGTCGAGCCGGAAGAAACCGGCCTGTCGTTCGTCGAAAACGCCATCCTCAAGGCGCGTAATGCCGCACGCATTTCCGGCTTGCCGGCACTGGCGGACGACTCCGGCCTGGCGGTGGATTTCCTCGGCGGCGCGCCGGGCATCTACTCGGCCCGCTATGCCGACGGCCAGGGCGACGCGGCGAACAACGCCAAGCTGCTCGAAGCCCTCAAGGATGTCCCGCAAGCCGAGCGCGGCGCGCAGTTCGTCTGCGTCCTGGCCCTGGTGCGACACGCCGACGATCCCCTGCCAATCCTCTGCGAAGGCCAGTGGCATGGGCGCATCCTCACCGCCGCCAGCGGCGAGCACGGCTTCGGCTACGACCCGCTGTTCTGGGTGCCGGAGCGCAACTGCTCCAGCGCCGAGCTGGGCCCCGAGGAGAAGAACCAGCTCAGCCACCGCGCCCGCGCCATGGCCATACTGCGGCAACGCCTGGGCCTGAAATGA
- a CDS encoding RNA 2'-phosphotransferase, with product MNKKTLEDTSKFLSYVLRHEPQAIGLTLDSEGWADIDALIAGAATEGRQLTRELIEQVVRDNDKKRFALSTEGQRIRAVQGHSSKAVQLQLEERQPPAVLYHGTATRFMDSINEKGLIPGSRHHVHLSQDIETARGVGQRYGKVVILQIDTQAMQARGCTFYQAENGVWLTDQVPAGFITVL from the coding sequence ATGAACAAGAAAACCCTCGAAGACACCAGCAAGTTCCTCAGCTACGTGCTGCGCCACGAACCCCAGGCCATCGGCCTGACACTGGACAGCGAAGGCTGGGCCGATATCGACGCGCTGATCGCCGGCGCAGCCACTGAAGGCCGGCAACTGACCCGGGAACTGATCGAACAGGTGGTCCGGGACAACGACAAGAAGCGCTTCGCCCTGTCCACTGAAGGCCAACGCATCCGCGCTGTCCAGGGGCACTCCAGCAAGGCAGTGCAGCTGCAGCTGGAAGAACGCCAACCACCTGCCGTGCTCTATCACGGCACCGCCACGCGCTTCATGGATTCGATCAATGAGAAAGGGCTGATCCCGGGCTCACGCCATCACGTGCACCTGTCCCAGGACATAGAGACTGCCAGGGGCGTGGGCCAGCGCTATGGCAAGGTGGTGATCCTGCAGATCGACACCCAGGCCATGCAGGCTCGGGGTTGCACGTTCTATCAGGCGGAGAACGGTGTGTGGTTGACCGACCAGGTACCGGCTGGGTTCATCACCGTTCTGTAG
- the trmB gene encoding tRNA (guanosine(46)-N7)-methyltransferase TrmB, with translation MTESNDTPIQPDAGDERQHRRIKSFVMRAGRMTEGQQRGLDQGAPLYVLPLADAPVDYDQVFGRSAPRSLEIGFGMGHSLLEMAAAAPEQDFIGVEVHRPGVGALLNGVLTQGLTNLRVYDCDAIEVLNRCIADNSLDRLMLFFPDPWHKSRHHKRRIVQASFAELVRSKLKVGGVLHMATDWEPYAEYMLEVMNVAPGYRNLAEDGKCVPRPAERPITKFERRGERLGHGVWDLKFEKLD, from the coding sequence ATGACTGAATCAAACGACACGCCAATCCAGCCGGACGCCGGCGACGAGCGCCAACACCGCCGCATCAAGAGTTTCGTGATGCGCGCCGGACGCATGACCGAAGGCCAGCAGCGCGGCCTGGACCAGGGAGCACCATTGTATGTGCTGCCCCTGGCCGATGCTCCGGTGGATTACGACCAGGTGTTCGGCCGTTCGGCGCCGCGCTCCCTGGAAATCGGCTTCGGCATGGGCCATTCGCTGCTGGAAATGGCGGCGGCGGCCCCGGAGCAGGATTTCATCGGCGTGGAGGTTCATCGTCCAGGTGTCGGCGCGCTGCTCAATGGCGTGCTGACCCAGGGGCTGACCAACCTGCGGGTCTATGATTGCGACGCCATCGAGGTGCTCAACCGCTGTATCGCCGACAACAGCCTGGATCGCCTGATGCTGTTTTTCCCCGATCCATGGCACAAGAGCCGCCATCACAAGCGTCGTATCGTCCAGGCGTCTTTCGCTGAACTGGTGCGCAGCAAGCTCAAGGTCGGCGGCGTTCTGCACATGGCTACCGACTGGGAGCCTTATGCCGAATACATGCTGGAAGTGATGAACGTCGCCCCTGGCTATCGCAACCTGGCCGAAGACGGCAAGTGCGTACCGCGCCCCGCCGAACGTCCGATCACCAAGTTCGAGCGTCGCGGCGAGCGCCTGGGCCACGGTGTGTGGGACCTGAAGTTCGAAAAGCTGGATTGA
- the rpoH gene encoding RNA polymerase sigma factor RpoH: MTTSLQPAYALVPGANLEAYVHTVNSIPLLTPEQERELAESLYYEQNLEAARQMVLAHLRFVVHIARSYSGYGLAQADLIQEGNVGLMKAVKRFNPEMGVRLVSFAVHWIKAEIHEFILRNWRIVKVATTKAQRKLFFNLRSQKKRLAWLNNEEVHRVAESLGVEPREVREMESRLTGQDMAFDPAAEADDDSAFQAPANYLEDHRYDPALQLEDADWSDNSTNNLHEALEVLDERSRDILYQRWLAEEKATLHDLAQKYNVSAERIRQLEKSAMNKLKLSIAA; encoded by the coding sequence ATGACCACTTCTTTGCAACCTGCTTACGCATTGGTTCCAGGCGCAAACCTGGAGGCCTATGTGCACACGGTGAACAGCATTCCATTGCTGACGCCCGAGCAGGAGCGTGAACTGGCCGAGAGTCTCTACTATGAGCAGAATCTTGAGGCGGCTCGGCAGATGGTGCTTGCCCACCTGCGTTTTGTCGTACATATCGCCCGCAGCTATTCCGGCTACGGGCTGGCCCAGGCCGACCTGATCCAGGAAGGCAACGTTGGCCTGATGAAGGCCGTGAAGCGCTTCAACCCCGAGATGGGCGTGCGCTTGGTGTCTTTCGCCGTTCACTGGATCAAGGCGGAAATCCACGAGTTCATCCTGCGCAATTGGCGGATCGTCAAGGTCGCGACCACCAAGGCCCAGCGCAAGCTGTTCTTCAACCTGCGCAGCCAGAAGAAACGCCTGGCCTGGCTGAACAACGAGGAAGTCCATCGCGTGGCGGAAAGCCTCGGCGTAGAGCCACGTGAAGTGCGCGAGATGGAAAGCCGCCTGACCGGCCAGGACATGGCCTTCGACCCGGCTGCCGAAGCCGACGACGACAGCGCCTTCCAGGCGCCGGCCAACTACCTGGAAGATCATCGCTACGATCCGGCGTTGCAGCTGGAAGACGCTGACTGGAGCGACAACTCCACCAACAACCTGCATGAAGCGCTGGAAGTGTTGGACGAGCGTAGCCGTGACATTCTCTATCAGCGCTGGTTGGCTGAAGAGAAAGCGACGCTGCACGATCTGGCACAGAAGTACAACGTTTCGGCCGAGCGGATCCGCCAGCTGGAAAAAAGCGCGATGAACAAGCTCAAGCTGTCCATTGCCGCTTGA
- a CDS encoding thiazole synthase, whose translation MSNVRSDKPFVLAGRTYQSRLLVGTGKYRDMEETRLAIEASGAEIVTVAVRRTNIGQNPGEPNLLDILPPDRYTILPNTAGCYDAVEAVRTCRLARELLDGHNLVKLEVLADQKTLFPNVLETLKAAEVLVKEGFDVMVYTSDDPIIARQLAEMGCIAVMPLAGLIGTGLGICNPYNLQIILEEAKVPVLVDAGVGTASDATIAMELGCEAVLMNSAIAHAQQPVMMAEAMKHAIVAGRLAYLAGRMPKKLYASASSPLDGLIK comes from the coding sequence ATGAGCAACGTTCGTAGTGACAAGCCTTTCGTCCTGGCCGGTCGGACGTACCAGTCGCGTTTGCTGGTAGGTACCGGCAAATACCGCGACATGGAAGAAACCCGCCTGGCCATCGAAGCTTCGGGTGCCGAGATCGTGACCGTCGCCGTGCGCCGGACCAACATTGGCCAGAACCCGGGCGAACCGAACCTGCTGGATATCCTGCCGCCGGATCGCTACACCATCCTGCCCAACACCGCCGGTTGCTACGACGCGGTGGAAGCCGTGCGCACCTGCCGCCTGGCCCGCGAGCTGCTCGATGGTCACAACCTGGTGAAGCTGGAAGTCCTGGCCGACCAGAAGACCCTGTTCCCCAACGTGCTGGAAACCCTCAAGGCTGCCGAAGTGCTGGTCAAGGAAGGTTTCGACGTGATGGTCTACACCAGCGACGACCCGATCATCGCTCGCCAGCTGGCGGAAATGGGTTGCATCGCGGTCATGCCGCTGGCCGGCCTGATCGGCACCGGGCTGGGGATCTGCAATCCCTACAACCTGCAGATCATCCTTGAAGAAGCCAAGGTCCCGGTGCTGGTGGATGCCGGTGTCGGTACCGCCTCCGACGCCACCATCGCCATGGAACTGGGCTGTGAAGCGGTGCTGATGAACTCGGCCATCGCCCATGCACAGCAGCCGGTAATGATGGCCGAAGCCATGAAACACGCAATTGTCGCGGGCCGCCTGGCGTACCTCGCCGGTCGCATGCCGAAGAAACTCTATGCCAGCGCCTCTTCGCCGCTGGATGGTCTGATCAAGTAA
- the ftsX gene encoding permease-like cell division protein FtsX translates to MSATRTPKVAERVAPKASEAPPPKKKRDEDDGPDFGTLLHAWLENHRASLLDSLRRLGKQPIGSFFTCLVMAVALSLPMGLSLLLNNIERLGGSWQRAAQISLYLDLGASASDGETLREQIKSLPGVADAEFISKEKALEEFQQQSGLGEALRELPHNPLPGVVLVTPNEVDKTTLDALRQRLAEMPKVQLAQLDLVWVERLAAILKLGDRFVFGLTVLLVSALLLVIGNTIRLHIENRRTEIEVIKLVGGTDSYVRRPFLYMGALYGFGAGILSWGVLAFGLDWLNDAVVGLAGLYGSDFALAGVPVADGLSLLLGAVLLGYIGAWIAVARHLRELAPK, encoded by the coding sequence ATGAGTGCGACCCGTACCCCTAAAGTGGCGGAGCGCGTAGCGCCCAAGGCCTCCGAGGCGCCGCCGCCGAAGAAAAAGCGCGACGAAGACGACGGTCCGGATTTTGGCACCCTGCTGCACGCCTGGCTCGAAAACCACCGTGCCAGCCTGCTGGACAGCTTGCGGCGCCTGGGCAAGCAGCCGATCGGCAGCTTCTTCACCTGCTTGGTGATGGCCGTGGCCTTGAGCCTGCCCATGGGCCTGTCGCTGCTGCTCAATAACATCGAGCGCCTGGGCGGCTCCTGGCAGCGTGCAGCACAGATTTCGCTGTACCTGGATCTGGGGGCATCTGCCAGTGATGGCGAAACGCTCCGCGAGCAGATCAAGAGCCTGCCGGGCGTGGCGGATGCCGAGTTCATCAGCAAGGAAAAGGCCCTGGAAGAGTTCCAGCAGCAGTCCGGGCTGGGCGAGGCCTTGCGCGAACTGCCCCATAATCCACTGCCGGGTGTGGTGCTGGTAACGCCCAACGAAGTGGACAAGACGACCCTGGATGCCTTGCGCCAGCGCCTGGCAGAAATGCCCAAGGTGCAGCTGGCGCAGCTGGACCTGGTCTGGGTGGAGCGGCTGGCGGCAATCCTCAAGCTGGGCGATCGGTTTGTCTTCGGCCTGACGGTGCTGCTGGTTTCTGCATTACTTTTGGTGATAGGCAATACCATTCGTCTTCATATTGAAAATCGCCGCACCGAGATAGAAGTGATTAAACTCGTCGGCGGCACAGACAGCTATGTGCGACGTCCTTTCCTTTATATGGGCGCGCTGTATGGCTTCGGTGCGGGCATCCTGTCCTGGGGAGTCCTGGCCTTTGGCCTGGATTGGTTGAACGATGCGGTAGTGGGCCTGGCAGGTCTCTACGGCAGTGATTTCGCCCTGGCGGGTGTGCCTGTTGCGGACGGTCTGTCGCTCTTGCTAGGGGCGGTGCTGTTGGGTTATATCGGTGCGTGGATTGCGGTGGCCCGTCACCTGAGGGAGCTGGCACCGAAATAG